The Girardinichthys multiradiatus isolate DD_20200921_A unplaced genomic scaffold, DD_fGirMul_XY1 scaffold_40, whole genome shotgun sequence region cataatgtaatgatgaaaatttaacattcatatattttagattcattgcacactaactgaaatatttcaggtcttttattgtcttaatacggatgattttggcatacagctcatgaaaacccaaaattcctatctcacaaaattagcatatcattaaaagggtctctaaacgagctatgaacctaatcatctgaatcaacgagttaactctaaacacctgcaaaagattcctgaggcctttaaaactcccagcctggttcatcactcaaaaccccaatcatgggtaagactgccgacctgactgctgtccagaaggccaccattgacaccctcaagcaagagggtaagacacagaaagaaatttctgaacgaataggctgttcccaaagtgctgtatcaaggcacctcagtgggaagtctgtgggaaggaaaaagtgtggcagaaaaagctgcacaacgagaagaggtgaccggaccctgaggaagattgtggagaagggccgattccagaccttgggggacctgcggaagcagtggactgtctagagtagaaacatccagagccaccgtgcacaggcgtgtgcaggaaatgggctacaggtgccgcattccccaggtcaagccacttttgaaccagaaacagcggcagaagcgcctgacctgggctacagagaagcagcactggactgttgctcagtggtccaaagtacttttttcggatgaaagcaaattctgcatgtcattcggaaatcaaggtgccagagtctggaggaagactggggagaaggaaatgccaaaatgccagaagtccagtgtcaagtacccacagtcagtgatggtctggggtgccgtgtcagctgctggtgttggtccactgtgttttatcaagggcagggtcaatgcagctagctatcaggagattttggagcacttcatgcttccatctgctgaaaacctttatggagatgaagatttcatttttcagcacgacctggcacctgctcacagtgccaaaaccactggtaaatggtttactgaccatggtatcactgtgctcaattggcctgccaactctcctgacctgaaccccatagagaatctgtgggatattgtgaagagaacgttgagagactcaagacccaacactctggatgagctaaaggccgctatcgaagcatcctgggcctccataagacctcagcagtgccataggctgattgcctccatgccacaccgcattgaagcagtcatttctgccaaaggattcccgaccaagtattgagagcataactgtacatgattatttgaaagttgaggttttttgtattaaaaacacttttcttttattgatcggatgaaatatgctaactttgtgagataggaattttgggttttcatgagctgtatgccaaaatcatctgtattaagacaataaaagacctgaaatatttcagttagtgtgcaatgaatctaaaatatatgaatgttaaattttcatcatgacattatggaaaataatgaactttatcacaatatgctaatattttgagaaggacctgtaatcccAGGAGGACTCCACAGAACCCCACTGGAGGACAGAAAATGTTCTGTTAGTCCCTTCCTGTTGACCCTTTATCCTGACCCTGAGGTTGGTTGTTTTAATGAGGCTCCCGTCTGTCCCGTGTGATAATCTGCTGCCAGAGAAGGTTAGAGATAAATGAGAGGATCTGATGAAACCAATGAAGCtccaacaaataaataaatatctagtAGTAACAACACATCCAGTCCAGGTCAGAAGATGCTCCCTTAGAGTCAGACATCTCAGTAAAACTCCTGATTTCACATCATTTAGAGTTTATAACAGAAACTAAAGACTAATGCAGTTGATTCAGTGGGCAGCGACTGCTAGGTTTATTTTCCTTCACATGACCTGTTACCATGGTGATATACTTAAACTTAGCCTTATTTCTTTCTGGAGTTTTCCAAACTCAGGGTTAACATACTCAGTTTCTCAGATGTTTCCATTTGACTCGAACAACCAGGGAGAAGCTAAAAACTGTGACCACCTCACCTGGAGGAGGAAATACATCCAGGTTTATGATGAGAATGGTCTCCATGCTGGTGCTAGTTGCTTTCTGGAAGAATCGACATTCATATGTTCCTCTGTCATCAGTCATCACGTTCTTCAGAACCAAGGACACGTCTCCATCCTTCATCTGTGTCTCCTTCAGATCCACCCGGTTCTTATAAGATAGATGCTGGTTTTCCAAATTAATCTGGTCATTTCTGTACAGAAAAACATATTCTGGTCCCAGATCAGTTCTGGTCCATTTTACAGCTATAACAGGTTTACTGTCAGGAGCTCTACATGGCAGAATGATGTCCTGTCCAGCTTCAGCTGTGATGTTTCTCTGATCTGCAGGAGAGGAAACAGAGCAGGGAGGTTAAAGGTCATTTATTAAACTGTTATTTACTAACCAAAGAAACCTAACGAGAAGACGATGCTGCCTTTTACATAAGATTACATAAGATTACATAGGATTTTCCATGAACAATCAGTGTAACAAGCTAGCTCCGGATCTCAGATCAAAATCACTTTGAAACAGATTTGTTTGCTGCAGAACCTCACCTGTAGAGACAGGCGAGATGAAGATGATCAGAACCGACACCAGGGAGAACGTCACTAAAGAATccatttcctggttctgatccacCACCCGACCGTTTCACGTATTTAGCTTAGATCGATATTATGATTTTAAGAAACAACAAGGGACCAAGAGTTTTAACTTAAAACACTAAAACTTCTTAGATTAGCTGTTTGTTAaaccatttattaataaaatatccACCGTTCAGAAACACCGATAACTGAAATCTCGCTGCGACTATAGATACGGAAGAAGGCGGAGCTGAAGGGAGTATGGCAAGCCCGCCTAGCACAATATATCTGTTTGGGGATCagtacaataaataaaagctgcaAGCAGTAATAGGCGACCCTCGCAGTTTAGCGCCTCTCCGGCTCCTGTTGCGACTCCGGGCATCctgcacctcctcctccatgatGAAGCACATATTGATGCGGATCCGATGATGTAACAGGAACATATATCCATTTGAAATATTCTAGAGGGCACAGTAgattaaaattcaaatttaatccaatagagctgtttggtgGTTGACTAGCATATTCATCTCTGGTTTAGAGCAGCATGCTTGTGATTTAGAGCCAATTGTATGCAAACGGCCAGATATGGAAGTCCGCCACTCTGCCAAGGTACATCCAACAATCACTGTTCACAGCAAGACATAACATCATGTTCTGTGTCATCAGAAACAGGTTGAAACGTATGTATGTGAATCAGTGTAAATAGAGGACATCCACAATTAAAAcgtgacttcctgttctaagTGGGCGGGGCCAAAGTGATCATAGCAAATGAGCATGTTAATGTGCTGGTCTGAGATGAAACCCAGAAAGTCTGgtgacacatttttattttttaatggcGAGATTTCAGATTTTGATTCTTGGCCCCGCCCACATGCTTTAATGAAGCAAACAGCTTTTGAAAACTTTGGATGTCTTAAAAATATACTGAACCATTTTGAAGTCAGTAAGTAAAAAGATGTGTGAGAAGTTCACTCAGATACAATGTGTGTAAAAGAGACAAAATGGCGGCTTTGTTCCAAAATTGtagacttcctgtggggtttggaccatgtttctaagagacttttttgtaggtcctaagAAGTTGCATATGTACCAGATTTCATACTATTGCTTCTAGAGGGCACTGTTGAGGAATTCGGCCACACCCACAACTTTTGCCTGAATATCTGTTCAGGGGCGGATTAATATCaatcatattcaattcaatttggtgcagatcagatgttaaatgttga contains the following coding sequences:
- the LOC124865204 gene encoding ICOS ligand-like, with translation MDSLVTFSLVSVLIIFISPVSTDQRNITAEAGQDIILPCRAPDSKPVIAVKWTRTDLGPEYVFLYRNDQINLENQHLSYKNRVDLKETQMKDGDVSLVLKNVMTDDRGTYECRFFQKATSTSMETILIINLDVFPPPGDPDGGNKDGSVGLGVGLSVGIIIAVVAAGLLIYKKYSSSRTKSNQPPEEPAGPQRTLMSHNGAADP